Proteins encoded together in one Polaribacter reichenbachii window:
- a CDS encoding head GIN domain-containing protein yields MKKIIFICVLMMNLSFVAQSTVSKNLGDFSTLKVYNGIELELIKSKESKIEITGQKSEKVKIKNVNNTLKISLPFSLKPENNAANGEVLVKLYYSKDIDTIDANEGATITGKQITQNHLEVKSQERAFINLVVKVKHLEVKTTSGGIIKLTGTTKNQTVDVDLYGIYNGFDLKATANSTVKAGTGAKAEILAGETLNAKVSFGGSIFYKGNPEVLKDKKVVGGIIQKRD; encoded by the coding sequence ATGAAAAAAATAATATTTATATGTGTTTTAATGATGAATTTATCATTTGTAGCACAATCTACCGTAAGTAAAAATTTAGGAGATTTTTCTACACTAAAAGTTTATAATGGTATCGAATTAGAGTTGATAAAATCTAAAGAATCAAAAATAGAAATTACAGGACAAAAATCTGAAAAAGTTAAAATAAAGAACGTTAATAACACTTTAAAAATTTCTTTACCATTTTCTTTAAAACCAGAAAATAATGCCGCAAATGGAGAGGTTTTAGTAAAATTATACTATTCTAAAGATATAGATACTATAGATGCTAATGAAGGTGCAACTATTACAGGTAAACAAATTACACAAAATCATTTAGAAGTTAAATCTCAAGAAAGAGCATTTATCAATTTGGTAGTTAAAGTGAAGCATTTAGAAGTTAAAACTACTTCTGGAGGAATTATTAAATTAACAGGTACTACTAAAAACCAAACTGTAGATGTAGATTTATACGGTATTTACAATGGTTTTGACTTAAAAGCAACTGCAAACTCTACTGTAAAAGCGGGTACAGGTGCAAAAGCAGAAATTTTAGCTGGCGAAACTTTAAATGCAAAAGTAAGTTTTGGAGGTTCAATCTTTTATAAAGGGAATCCTGAGGTGTTAAAAGATAAAAAAGTAGTAGGAGGTATTATACAAAAAAGAGATTAA
- a CDS encoding TonB-dependent receptor: MITSIAFAQNSSDKVALSALLIELEKTYEIKFSYSDNDVKDVFINSPKKGISIDELLSYLNKKTFLQFKTLDNRYVTVSFLNKSISICGTIIDANFLKPLLLATVKVNGYKLGTTTNQKGEFYLQNVPVNATLSFSYISFKTKTIAAKELFSTHCKQIFLEEETEQLSEITMPKFLTSGLQKSADGSTVLNTEKFGILPGLIEPDILKTIKILPGVESVNESVSNINVRGGTNDQNLMLWDGIKMYHSGHFFGLISAYNPYLTKKVAVTKNGTSTAFSDGVSSTINMETANRITNEFSGGAGFNLLSADAFVQVPLKENMELHISGRRSFTDLINTPTYNNYFSRSFQDNSVASSTVNNSESKFYFYDYSLKFLYDIDYNHSIRANFIHIKNNLEYLEKYTTNNITIEENSTLKQENLGANIHWNADWNTKFSTTFSAFFSDYKINSSDYNKDSDQLQTQFNNVLETEIKLDSKYEFSDIFHFKNGLVFNEIGIRNTTTVNAPTFSTTVKNVLLKSAFYSELEYQKNNTYARFGLRANYFYEFQKFVIEPRINIRQKINNEFSLKLEGEFKNQTTAQKIDFEENFLGIEKRRWILSDNINTPIVKSKQASFGVEYTLNKLYVDVTAFYKKIDGITADNQGFYNNTQTLNSIGNYNIKGIEFLVNKQTKNISTWLSYTYAVNNYSFDIFNPESFPNSLDIRHSVSAAFNYDFTKKFKLSFGSVLRSGKPFTKPIDGNETIQDGNRTIVNYNNPNQERLDSFFRLDFSGSYNFDFTKDIKSTIRLGITNITDRKNIIDSYFIVDETSENNVKRINNYSLPFTPNLSFRIQF, encoded by the coding sequence TTGATAACAAGTATTGCTTTTGCGCAGAATTCTTCTGATAAAGTAGCACTTTCAGCACTATTAATTGAGCTCGAAAAAACCTATGAAATTAAGTTTTCTTATTCTGATAATGATGTAAAAGACGTCTTTATAAATTCGCCAAAAAAAGGAATTTCTATTGATGAACTCTTATCCTATTTAAACAAAAAAACCTTTTTACAGTTTAAAACTTTAGACAATAGATATGTAACTGTTTCTTTTTTAAACAAATCTATTTCTATTTGCGGAACCATTATTGACGCTAACTTTTTAAAACCTTTATTATTAGCAACTGTAAAAGTAAATGGCTATAAATTAGGTACAACCACCAACCAAAAAGGAGAATTTTATTTACAAAATGTACCAGTAAATGCAACTTTAAGTTTTTCATATATTAGTTTTAAAACAAAAACAATTGCTGCAAAAGAATTGTTTTCTACCCATTGCAAACAAATATTCTTAGAAGAAGAAACAGAGCAATTGTCAGAAATTACAATGCCAAAGTTTTTAACATCTGGTTTACAAAAAAGTGCAGATGGTAGCACAGTTTTAAACACAGAAAAGTTCGGAATATTACCTGGCTTAATAGAACCAGATATTTTAAAAACCATTAAAATTTTACCTGGTGTAGAAAGTGTAAACGAAAGTGTTTCTAATATTAATGTTAGAGGGGGTACAAACGATCAAAATTTAATGCTTTGGGATGGGATAAAAATGTATCATTCTGGTCATTTTTTTGGCCTAATTTCTGCTTATAATCCGTATTTAACTAAAAAAGTTGCTGTTACAAAAAACGGAACAAGTACTGCTTTTTCAGACGGAGTTTCATCAACCATAAATATGGAAACTGCTAACAGAATTACCAATGAGTTTTCTGGTGGTGCAGGTTTTAATTTATTAAGTGCAGATGCTTTTGTACAAGTGCCACTTAAAGAAAATATGGAACTGCATATTTCTGGTAGAAGATCTTTTACAGATTTAATAAATACACCCACTTATAACAACTATTTTTCGAGAAGTTTTCAAGATAATTCTGTGGCTTCTAGTACTGTAAATAATTCAGAATCAAAATTTTATTTTTACGATTATTCTCTTAAATTTTTATATGATATTGATTATAATCATTCTATTAGAGCAAATTTTATACACATAAAAAACAATTTAGAATATTTAGAAAAGTATACAACTAACAACATTACCATTGAAGAAAATAGCACTTTAAAACAAGAAAATTTAGGGGCAAATATTCATTGGAATGCAGATTGGAACACTAAATTTTCAACCACTTTTTCTGCATTTTTTTCTGATTATAAAATAAATTCATCAGACTATAATAAAGATTCAGATCAATTACAAACACAGTTTAATAACGTTTTAGAAACCGAAATAAAACTAGATTCTAAATATGAATTTTCTGATATTTTTCATTTTAAAAATGGGCTAGTTTTTAACGAAATTGGCATCAGAAATACAACTACAGTAAACGCACCCACTTTTTCTACAACAGTAAAAAATGTATTGTTAAAAAGTGCATTTTATTCAGAATTAGAATATCAGAAAAACAACACTTATGCACGTTTTGGGTTAAGAGCTAACTATTTTTATGAATTTCAAAAATTTGTAATTGAACCTAGAATTAACATCCGACAGAAAATAAATAACGAATTTTCTCTAAAACTTGAGGGTGAATTTAAAAACCAAACCACTGCTCAGAAAATAGATTTTGAAGAAAATTTTTTAGGAATAGAAAAACGAAGATGGATTCTTTCTGATAATATAAATACACCTATTGTAAAAAGTAAACAAGCATCTTTTGGAGTAGAATATACCTTAAATAAATTGTATGTTGATGTAACTGCTTTTTATAAAAAAATTGATGGAATTACTGCAGATAATCAGGGTTTTTATAATAATACACAAACTTTAAATTCTATAGGTAATTATAATATTAAAGGCATAGAATTTTTAGTAAATAAACAAACTAAAAATATAAGTACTTGGTTAAGTTATACTTATGCCGTAAATAATTATTCTTTCGATATTTTTAATCCAGAAAGTTTTCCTAATAGTTTAGATATTAGACACTCTGTAAGTGCTGCCTTTAATTACGATTTTACCAAAAAATTTAAACTCTCTTTTGGTAGTGTTTTACGTTCTGGAAAACCATTTACAAAACCAATTGATGGTAATGAAACCATACAAGATGGCAACAGAACTATTGTAAATTACAACAATCCAAACCAAGAAAGATTAGATAGTTTTTTTAGATTGGATTTTTCTGGAAGTTATAATTTTGATTTTACAAAAGACATTAAATCTACAATTCGTTTAGGAATTACAAATATTACCGATCGTAAAAATATAATTGATTCTTATTTTATTGTTGATGAAACTAGTGAAAACAATGTAAAAAGAATCAATAATTATTCATTGCCTTTTACACCAAATTTAAGTTTTAGAATACAATTTTAA
- the rnr gene encoding ribonuclease R, translating to MTRKKKKIFKKKGKVIKDLTRNIFKILNEDSTKFYNYKQIAGKLGISDTDGKTQILKKLAELTATKKIKEIDRGKYQINEDRKYSLGTLDITSNGNGYFISDDYEDDIFVPNVNLGKGLHGDIVRVYVYKKRRSNKLEADVVEVLERAKTEFVGVLQKSKNFGFVLPDSNKMYADIFISENKMNGAEHGDKVQATILDWPEKSKNPFGKITKVLGKPGDHDTEMHSILLEYDLPYEFEPEVEKEAQNLPIEITKEEIAKRRDMRGDLTFTIDPKDAKDFDDALSFTKLENGNYEIGIHIADVSHYLQPKTILDDEAYERATSVYLVDRVVPMLPEMLSNGVCSLRPNEEKLTFSAVFELDDKAQIKNEWFGRTVTYSDKRFAYEEAQVIIENKNNIIPSNVSITGQEYTVEEPIVEATLKLDELAKILRKRRMKQGAISFDRVEVKFNLDEEANPVGVYFKEAKDANKLIEEFMLLANRKVAEFIGKGKGGKPTNKTFVYRVHDEPDVEKLASLQNIISKFGYKINTDTKESTSESLNQLLNDVQGKAESNMIETLAIRSMSKAVYTTQNIGHYGLAFDYYSHFTSPIRRYPDVMTHRLLQHYLDGGNTPKAELYEEKCKHSSKREELASKAERSSIKYMQVKYMQDHKEEVFEGVITGVTEWGIYVEITKNKCEGMVRIRDIKSDYYIFDEDQYAIVGQSTKHLYQLGDDVKVKVKNTDLERKHLDFYLIED from the coding sequence ATGACAAGAAAGAAGAAAAAAATATTTAAGAAAAAAGGAAAAGTAATTAAAGACTTAACTAGAAATATTTTTAAAATTTTAAACGAAGACAGCACAAAATTTTATAATTATAAACAAATTGCTGGCAAATTAGGGATTTCTGATACTGATGGAAAAACCCAAATATTAAAAAAATTAGCAGAATTAACAGCTACCAAAAAAATTAAGGAAATAGATAGAGGTAAATATCAAATTAACGAAGACCGCAAATATTCTTTAGGTACTTTAGATATTACATCTAATGGAAATGGTTATTTTATTTCTGATGATTATGAAGATGATATTTTTGTACCTAATGTTAATTTAGGTAAAGGTTTACATGGCGATATTGTTAGAGTTTATGTGTATAAAAAACGAAGATCTAACAAACTAGAAGCAGACGTTGTAGAAGTTTTAGAACGTGCAAAAACTGAATTTGTAGGTGTTTTACAAAAGAGTAAAAACTTTGGTTTTGTACTACCAGACAGTAATAAAATGTACGCTGATATTTTTATATCAGAAAATAAAATGAATGGTGCAGAACATGGAGATAAAGTGCAAGCTACCATTTTAGATTGGCCAGAAAAATCTAAAAATCCGTTTGGTAAAATCACTAAAGTTTTAGGTAAACCAGGAGATCATGATACAGAAATGCATTCCATTTTATTAGAATACGATCTACCTTATGAGTTTGAACCAGAAGTAGAAAAAGAAGCACAAAATTTACCTATAGAAATTACTAAAGAAGAAATTGCTAAACGTAGAGATATGAGAGGCGATTTAACGTTTACTATAGATCCTAAGGATGCAAAAGATTTTGATGATGCATTATCGTTTACAAAACTAGAAAATGGTAATTACGAAATAGGAATCCATATTGCAGATGTTTCGCATTATTTACAACCTAAAACTATTTTAGATGATGAAGCTTATGAAAGAGCAACATCTGTTTATTTGGTAGATAGAGTAGTGCCAATGTTACCAGAAATGTTAAGTAATGGCGTTTGTTCTTTAAGACCTAATGAAGAAAAATTAACCTTTTCTGCTGTTTTTGAGTTAGATGATAAAGCACAAATTAAAAATGAATGGTTTGGTAGAACTGTAACTTATTCTGATAAACGTTTTGCTTACGAAGAAGCTCAAGTAATTATCGAAAATAAAAATAATATTATTCCATCAAATGTTTCAATAACTGGACAAGAATATACAGTTGAAGAACCCATTGTAGAAGCTACTTTAAAATTAGATGAATTGGCTAAAATCCTTAGAAAAAGAAGAATGAAGCAAGGTGCAATTTCTTTTGATAGGGTAGAGGTAAAGTTCAATTTAGATGAAGAAGCAAATCCTGTTGGTGTTTATTTTAAAGAAGCTAAAGACGCTAATAAATTGATTGAAGAATTTATGTTATTGGCCAATAGAAAAGTAGCAGAATTTATTGGTAAAGGAAAAGGAGGGAAGCCAACCAACAAAACATTTGTTTATAGAGTTCATGATGAACCAGATGTAGAAAAATTAGCATCATTACAAAACATTATTAGCAAATTTGGTTATAAAATTAATACAGATACAAAAGAATCTACTTCAGAATCTTTAAATCAGTTATTAAATGATGTGCAAGGTAAAGCTGAATCTAATATGATAGAAACGTTAGCCATTAGATCGATGTCTAAAGCAGTGTATACTACTCAAAATATTGGACATTATGGTTTGGCTTTTGATTATTATAGCCATTTTACATCGCCTATAAGACGTTATCCAGATGTAATGACACATAGATTGCTACAACATTATTTAGATGGTGGAAACACGCCAAAAGCAGAACTTTACGAAGAAAAATGTAAACATTCTTCTAAAAGAGAAGAATTAGCATCTAAAGCAGAAAGATCTTCTATAAAATACATGCAAGTTAAATACATGCAAGATCATAAAGAAGAAGTTTTTGAAGGTGTAATTACAGGTGTTACTGAATGGGGAATTTACGTAGAAATTACCAAAAACAAATGCGAAGGTATGGTTAGAATTAGAGATATAAAAAGCGATTATTATATTTTTGATGAAGACCAATATGCAATTGTGGGTCAGTCTACAAAACATTTATATCAATTAGGTGATGATGTAAAAGTAAAAGTAAAAAACACAGATTTAGAACGTAAACATTTAGATTTTTATTTAATAGAGGATTAA
- a CDS encoding YbjQ family protein yields the protein MILTTTNNIENFKIVDYLGIVTGTAYDSSYTSNGTRMSFKDMFSMSKYYEKYTLGLESIKEKAFQNLKDNATKLGANAVVGIQLDVEPLANSSTLLVSITGTAVKVA from the coding sequence ATGATTTTAACCACAACAAATAACATAGAAAATTTTAAAATAGTAGATTATTTAGGTATTGTAACAGGTACTGCTTACGATTCTAGTTATACTTCTAATGGTACAAGAATGTCTTTTAAAGATATGTTTAGCATGTCTAAGTATTATGAAAAATATACTTTAGGCTTAGAGTCTATAAAAGAAAAAGCATTTCAAAATTTAAAAGATAATGCTACTAAATTAGGTGCAAATGCAGTTGTAGGTATTCAATTAGATGTAGAACCACTTGCAAATTCATCAACTTTATTAGTATCTATAACAGGCACAGCAGTTAAAGTAGCTTAA
- a CDS encoding diacylglycerol/lipid kinase family protein, with product MFIKKELSIDYCILVVYLILFMSHLENFNAKNSWFIIANPTSGNRKFSKQWKEIQQLLKLKNLDYSFAFTQYSFAFTQYSKHEIELVESAILKGFRNIISIGGDGTLHHVVNGIMMQRYIKTSDITIAVIPLGTGNDWIKTYNIPNSIKKSIEIIASKKTILQDIGVLKTENKTTYFNNVAGLGYDGYIVNKLESLKKFGAVSYLLAGIYGLLFYKKSIFKIVLNDKIIETNCLMVIFGICKFSG from the coding sequence ATGTTTATTAAAAAAGAGTTATCAATTGATTATTGTATTTTGGTAGTTTATTTAATTTTATTTATGTCTCATTTAGAGAACTTTAATGCTAAAAACTCTTGGTTTATAATTGCAAATCCTACTTCTGGAAATCGGAAATTTTCTAAACAATGGAAGGAAATTCAGCAATTATTAAAACTTAAGAATTTAGACTATTCTTTTGCTTTTACACAGTATTCTTTTGCTTTTACACAGTATTCTAAACACGAAATTGAATTGGTAGAGTCTGCAATTCTAAAAGGTTTTAGAAATATTATTTCGATTGGTGGAGATGGAACACTACATCATGTAGTTAACGGAATAATGATGCAAAGATATATAAAAACTTCGGATATAACTATTGCAGTTATTCCTCTTGGTACAGGTAACGATTGGATAAAGACTTATAATATTCCGAATTCTATTAAAAAATCAATAGAAATTATAGCATCTAAAAAAACTATTTTACAAGATATTGGTGTTTTAAAAACCGAAAATAAAACTACTTATTTTAATAATGTTGCTGGTTTGGGTTATGATGGATATATTGTAAATAAATTAGAATCACTCAAAAAATTTGGTGCTGTTTCTTATTTGTTAGCAGGTATTTACGGATTGTTATTTTATAAAAAATCAATATTTAAAATTGTTTTAAATGATAAAATAATAGAAACCAATTGTTTAATGGTAATATTTGGAATCTGTAAATTTTCTGGTTAA
- the rpiB gene encoding ribose 5-phosphate isomerase B — protein sequence MTIAIGNDHAGTEYKFEIIKHLEKKGYTVLNFGTDTNDSMDYPDAIHPTADCVESGKAELGIILCGSGNGAQMTANKHQGIRAALCWNNELVALTRQHNNANVLTIPARFVSLQQALGFVDIFLNTEFEGGRHANRVGKISC from the coding sequence ATGACAATTGCCATTGGTAATGATCACGCAGGAACTGAATATAAGTTCGAAATTATAAAACATTTAGAAAAAAAAGGATATACTGTTCTAAATTTTGGTACAGATACTAACGATTCTATGGATTATCCTGATGCTATTCACCCAACTGCAGATTGTGTTGAGTCTGGAAAAGCTGAATTAGGTATTATTTTATGTGGTTCTGGTAATGGAGCACAAATGACAGCTAATAAACATCAAGGTATTAGAGCTGCTTTATGTTGGAATAATGAATTGGTTGCTTTAACAAGGCAACATAATAATGCAAATGTATTAACAATTCCTGCACGTTTTGTGTCTTTACAACAGGCTTTAGGTTTTGTAGATATTTTTTTAAATACTGAATTTGAAGGAGGTAGACACGCAAATAGAGTTGGTAAAATTTCTTGTTAA
- a CDS encoding GNAT family N-acetyltransferase, which translates to MIFHTKTFSELTTTELYSILQLRSEVFVVEQDCVYQDVDFKDQKALHIFGFKEDKIVAYTRIFKPGDYFDNASIGRVVVAKNERKFGYGHQIMKASILAIKEHFNEDLITISSQKYLKKFYESHQFKQIGEEYLEDGIPHIRMDK; encoded by the coding sequence ATGATTTTCCATACTAAAACCTTTTCAGAATTAACCACTACAGAATTGTATTCTATTTTACAATTACGATCAGAAGTTTTTGTGGTAGAACAAGATTGTGTGTACCAAGATGTAGATTTTAAAGATCAAAAAGCATTACATATTTTCGGTTTTAAAGAAGATAAAATTGTGGCTTATACTCGTATTTTTAAACCTGGTGATTATTTTGATAATGCTAGTATTGGTAGAGTAGTAGTAGCTAAAAATGAACGTAAATTTGGTTATGGACATCAAATTATGAAAGCATCTATTTTAGCCATTAAAGAGCATTTTAATGAAGATTTAATTACAATTTCTTCTCAAAAATATTTAAAGAAATTTTACGAATCGCATCAATTTAAACAAATAGGAGAGGAGTATTTAGAAGATGGTATTCCACATATTAGAATGGATAAATAA